A single region of the candidate division WOR-3 bacterium genome encodes:
- a CDS encoding sigma-54 dependent transcriptional regulator, protein MKKYRILIVDDEEIVRTALTEWLENLGYEAKAVEDGFKALEAVENAEWDAALVDLKMPKMDGIETLRRVHKLNPDLPVIIITAHGTVDSAVIAMKEGAADYVMKPFNPEEIDIILKKLLEHQEVVKENIFLRKELEKRFQLEDLIGKSSKMQKVFELIKTVAPTKSTVLIRGESGTGKELVARAIHNLSPRSRGPFIAAACGAMPETLLEAELFGYEKGAFTGALSQHKGRIEMADKGTLFLDEIGDISLKTQVDLLRFLQEREFRRVGGKEIIKVDTRIIAATNKNLEEMIRNGTFREDLYYRLNVITIEIPPLRERKEDIPMLVDHFLKKFNRENRKEINRVLPEVLERLMEYDWPGNVRELENVIEHAVVVAKGDTIQLKDLPRNLMDKDFTQQKIMTTDLRLATVEKEHIQNVLRLCGWNIKKAASLLGINRVTLYNKMEKYGLKKANL, encoded by the coding sequence ATGAAAAAATACCGTATTCTTATCGTTGATGATGAAGAGATCGTTCGGACAGCTCTAACCGAATGGTTGGAAAATTTAGGCTATGAAGCAAAGGCTGTGGAAGACGGTTTTAAGGCATTGGAAGCGGTAGAAAATGCGGAATGGGATGCAGCGTTGGTAGATTTAAAAATGCCAAAGATGGATGGGATAGAGACTTTGCGACGAGTTCATAAATTAAATCCGGATTTGCCAGTGATAATCATTACTGCCCATGGAACTGTGGATAGTGCGGTGATCGCCATGAAAGAAGGGGCAGCTGATTATGTTATGAAGCCGTTCAATCCCGAAGAGATTGATATTATTCTTAAAAAACTTCTTGAACATCAGGAGGTTGTGAAAGAAAATATTTTTTTGCGCAAAGAACTTGAAAAGCGATTTCAGCTGGAAGATTTAATTGGTAAGAGTTCAAAAATGCAAAAGGTTTTTGAACTGATCAAAACCGTAGCACCGACCAAATCCACTGTGCTCATCCGGGGCGAGAGCGGGACCGGGAAGGAACTTGTTGCCCGAGCGATTCATAATTTAAGTCCAAGAAGTAGGGGTCCTTTTATCGCCGCAGCCTGTGGAGCAATGCCTGAGACCTTGCTGGAGGCGGAGCTATTCGGATATGAAAAGGGGGCATTCACCGGTGCCCTGAGTCAACACAAGGGTAGGATTGAGATGGCTGACAAGGGGACCCTTTTCCTTGATGAGATCGGTGACATAAGTTTGAAGACCCAGGTTGATCTTTTAAGATTCTTACAGGAGCGGGAGTTCCGTCGGGTGGGTGGTAAGGAGATTATAAAAGTTGATACTCGGATCATCGCCGCTACTAACAAAAATCTGGAGGAGATGATAAGAAACGGGACTTTCCGTGAAGATTTATACTACCGTTTGAATGTAATCACTATTGAAATTCCCCCACTCCGTGAGCGCAAAGAGGATATTCCAATGTTGGTAGACCATTTTTTGAAAAAATTCAATCGGGAGAATAGAAAAGAGATAAATCGAGTTCTTCCAGAGGTGTTGGAACGGCTGATGGAATATGACTGGCCCGGTAATGTTCGGGAACTGGAAAATGTGATTGAACACGCAGTTGTGGTGGCAAAAGGAGATACTATCCAGTTGAAAGATTTGCCCCGGAATCTGATGGACAAGGATTTCACCCAACAAAAGATTATGACTACGGATCTGCGGTTGGCGACGGTGGAAAAGGAGCATATACAGAATGTGCTGAGACTCTGTGGCTGGAATATAAAGAAGGCAGCGTCGCTTCTTGGTATCAATCGAGTTACTTTGTATAATAAGATGGAAAAATACGGTTTAAAAAAGGCTAATCTTTAA